The proteins below come from a single Balaenoptera musculus isolate JJ_BM4_2016_0621 chromosome 1, mBalMus1.pri.v3, whole genome shotgun sequence genomic window:
- the PRR9 gene encoding LOW QUALITY PROTEIN: proline-rich protein 9 (The sequence of the model RefSeq protein was modified relative to this genomic sequence to represent the inferred CDS: substituted 1 base at 1 genomic stop codon), producing the protein MSFNKQQCKQPCMPPACLQKTQGHCQAKAEEVCLPPCQHPCQKKXPVQAQEVCLPQCQELNQENFLQQGQDPCLPLCQDQSPLQCVEPCQEISQTKRVEVCPQKVQEKCCFLAFSSL; encoded by the coding sequence ATGTCCTTTAATAAGCAGCAGTGCAAACAGCCATGCATGCCTCCTGCATGTCTTCAAAAGACCCAAGGGCATTGCCAGGCAAAGGCTGAGGAGGTGTGCCTCCCCCCATGCCAGCACCCTTGCCAAAAGAAGTGACCAGTGCAAGCTCAAGAGGTGTGTCTTCCTCAGTGCCAGGAGTTAAACCAAGAAAACTTCTTACAGCAAGGCCAAGACCCATGCCTACCTCTATGTCAAGACCAAAGCCCACTTCAGTGTGTGGAGCCATGCCAGGAGATATCTCAGACAAAACGTGTGGAGGTTTGCCCACAGAAAGTCCAGGAGAAGtgctgtttccttgccttttccagcctctag